DNA from Fibrobacter sp. UWB15:
CGGAGAAGCGGTAGCCGCGCCCTGCGTTCGGCGAGGCACAAACGTGGTCTTCATGAGTTTCGCCGAGGTTTTTCTGGCTCACGTTCTCGTAGCACTTTTTGCGGTCGGGGCAGCCGAACCAGCAGCATTCATTGCACAGGAATTCGACTTTTTGCTTTTGCGCAGCTGACAGGGCGTTCAGCTTGGCAAATTGCTTGTTGAGCCTGAAATCCGGCACCACGTAACTAAATTCGTCGCGGTTCAGTTCACCCTCGAATTGGGCGAAATCTGTCAGCACCTTCGTGGTCGAAGAAACGAAATAGAATCCCGGATACTTCGCCTTGATGTAATCGAGCAACAAATCCGAATGAATGATGACGCCGCTCGGGGCTGCCCCATTTTTCTCGAACAGGGCGCACAAGGCGTTGCATTTTTTGTCGGCAAGATGTTCTTTGCAAAGCAAGGAATTGCTGAAGGTCAGGCGCGCCGAGATGCCGTATTCCTTGGTGAGCGCAGCAACGGACTCGGGGTCTGCATCGCCAAATCCGACGCGGCCTCCACCCCACAGGCAATCGCTGGGCGCACCGTAAATAGAACCGATTTCGCACCACTCGTAAAAGTATTCCCGATGCTCGCGGAACAGAGGCAAAAACGCCTTGTACAGGTCATAAAATTCGAACAGTCCGGGAAGGTGGTAGTAAACGCTCATTGCGTCAAATATACCTATTTCTATTTCGCCCACCTACCCTATTTTAACTATATTACAATCATCTCCGAACTCCGAAATTCGAATTCTGAATTATCCTATGCGCACTTTAGTTCTTTCTGATATTCACGGTTCTGCGTTCGCCTGCAAGATGGCACTTTCTTACCTCGACAAGCTCAAATGCGACCGCATTTTCTTATTGGGCGACCTTCTTTATCACGGGCCGCGGAACCCGCTGCCGGGCGGACACGACCCGCAAGGAGTTGTCGAACTCCTGAGCCCGCTCAAGGAGAAAATTACCGCGGTGCGCGGTAACTGCGACGCCGAAGTGGATCAGATGGTGCTGGGATTCCCCTGCCTTGCCGACTATGCCGAATTCGAGGAAAACGGACTGCGCCTGTTTTTGAGCCACGGTCATCTGTACGACCCGTACCTGTTCAGCCACTACAAGGCCGACATCTACTTTTCGGGGCACACGCACATCTTTACTGCCGAAAAAAACGCTGACGGCGTCTACTGCCTGAACCCGGGCTCCACGAGCCTACCCAAGGGCGGAAACCCGCCGACCTTCGGAATTTACGAGACCTTCGGCGAAGGCTCCTCCACTCCCCCGCGATTCAGTGTACACCACCTAGAAACCGGCAAGGAACTGGCGAGCGTGGAAATTGTTGTTAAATAAGTAGAAATGGAGATCCCCACCTTGGTGGCCATGCGCACTAAGCACCAAAGTGCTAAGTGCTGTCCGCCCGCCTGCGCGGGGATGACAAACGAGGGCTAGATCCTTCGACTCCGAACCTACGGTTCTTCGCTCAGGATGACACAGGGTGTCACTTCTTCAGTGCCGAGAGGAATTCCTTGAGGCGGGAATCTTTCGGGTTGTCGAAAATTTCTTCGGGGGAGCCGTCTTCCTTGACGTAGCCGTCGGCAAAGAACAGCACGCGGTTGGCGACTTCGCGGGCAAAGCTCATTTCGTGCGTCACCACAATCATCGTCATGCCAGATTTGGCCAAGTCCTTCATCATCTTGAGGACTTCGCCGACCATTTCGGGGTCCAGGGCGCTGGTGGGTTCGTCAAAAAGAATTACCTCGGGCTGCATGGCCATGGCGCGGGCAATCGCCACACGCTGCTGTTGGCCGCCGGAGAGTTGTGCCGGGTAATGATCCGCACGTTCCAGGAGCCCGATACGTTTCAGGAGTTCCTTCGCACGCTTTTCCGCCTCGGCCTTAGTCATGAGCCCCAATTTCACAGGAGCGAACATGATATTCTTGAGGGCAGTCATGTTCTTGAACAAGTTAAACTGCTGGAACACCATGCCCACGCGCTTGCGAACGTCAGGCTTCGAAAAGCCCTTCACCAAGATGCTCTTGCCGTCCAACAAAATGTCGCCGCTAGTCGGAGTTTCAAGCAGGTTCAACTGGCGGAGGAAAGTGGACTTGCCGCAGCCCGAAGGCCCGATAACCGCAATCACGTCGCCGCGGTGGATGTCTAAAGAAATTCCCTTGAGAATCTGCTTATCGCCGTAGGCTTTGCAAAGGTCCTTGACCTGGATTAAAGTTTCTGCATTAGCGTTCATTTTTCTTCAACCTCTTTTCAAGCTTTGCAACGCAAGACGAAAGTCCTGCCACCAGGATAAAGTAGATAGCCGCTACAGCAAGGAGCGGGAGCATGGCCTCGTAGGTCATGCTGCGGATAATGTCACCACCGCGGGTCAAATCGGTCAGGCCGATGTAGCCGCAAATGGACGTTTCCTTGATGAGCGAGATAAATTCGTTCGTGAGTGCCGGGAGCGAATTCTTGAAAGCCTGCGGGTAAACGATGCTGTAAAGAATCGTGCGGAACTTGAGTCCGAGGCTGCGCCCCGCCTCAATTTGGCCAGGGTCTACGCCCTTGATGCCGCTACGGATAATTTCGGAGACGTATGCACCCGAATTCACGCCGAAGGCCACGATCGCCACCAAAATCTTGTTCACGTTCACCGACGAGAATACGATGTAATAGATGATGAGCAGCTGAATCATCATCGGCGTTCCGCGAATCACCGCCAGGTACACCCTGGCAATTCCATTCAGAACCTTATGGCGGCCATTGAATTCATTGCTGGTGTGGATTTGCGCAATCACAAAGCCAATCAGAATGCCTAGTAGCGCTGCAAAGAACGAAATAATCAGCGTATTGCAAAGACCTGTGGCAATAAACTTCCAACGAGAATCTTTCACAAAGTTCTTGTGAAGGTGATCGGCGAAGGATTCTTCACTTTGGACAGCCTCGTCGCCGCGGACAATCACCACAATCTTCGATAGTGTATACGGAGTCGTGAAATTGATGGACTTCTTGCGTTCTTCGGTCACGGTAAAGCCTGCAAAACCCACATCGGCCTTGCCCGAAGAAACCGCATTGATAATCGCATCGAATTCGATATCCTGGATTTCAACCGTGCGGTTCATGAAGTCGGCAATATAGTTGACAACTTCGATATCGAAACCGGTAATTTTGGCGTTTTCGTAGTATTCGTACGGCGGGAACTGGGCGTTCGTTGAAAGCACCAGCTTCGGGCCTTCGGTCACCTTCTTCTGGTAATGGTAATTGCCGCTGCGATTGATGTAGGTGTTAAAGAGGGAATCGTAGGTTCCGTCCAGTTTCATCTGGGCGAGTGCCTGGTTCACCGTATCGAGCAACGCTTCGTTGCCCTTCGCGACCACGCCCGCGTACATTTCTTCGACAAAGACTTCTTCGAGAATGCGGAGCGACGGATTCTGCCGCACAAAGGCCTTGGCCGGCTGGTCATCACTCATGACCGCATCGATTTTCCCCTGCAACAGCGCCTGCACGGCATCGGCCAGTTTCGTGTAGCGATCCACGTCGATTTTTGCCGTATCGCCGCCGAAATCGGACGCGTAAATATCGGCGGTGTTGCCAATCTGCACGCCCACTTTTTTGTGGCCGAGATCGTTAATGCTGTGGACTTTATTGGGGATTACCGCCTGCTTGCTTTCGCAAGAAACCAGGACGAGCGCATAAAACGCTAAAAAAATGGGGAGGAGGATTTTTCGCATCATTTTCACCTTAACCCAAAATTTAGCCATCGCCAAAGCGCATGTCAATAATTCTTGTTATATTTAACGCATACGGGTTTATTAAAAAAACTTGTTTTGAGGAGAAAAAC
Protein-coding regions in this window:
- the yfcE gene encoding phosphodiesterase; this translates as MRTLVLSDIHGSAFACKMALSYLDKLKCDRIFLLGDLLYHGPRNPLPGGHDPQGVVELLSPLKEKITAVRGNCDAEVDQMVLGFPCLADYAEFEENGLRLFLSHGHLYDPYLFSHYKADIYFSGHTHIFTAEKNADGVYCLNPGSTSLPKGGNPPTFGIYETFGEGSSTPPRFSVHHLETGKELASVEIVVK
- a CDS encoding amino acid ABC transporter ATP-binding protein, which translates into the protein MNANAETLIQVKDLCKAYGDKQILKGISLDIHRGDVIAVIGPSGCGKSTFLRQLNLLETPTSGDILLDGKSILVKGFSKPDVRKRVGMVFQQFNLFKNMTALKNIMFAPVKLGLMTKAEAEKRAKELLKRIGLLERADHYPAQLSGGQQQRVAIARAMAMQPEVILFDEPTSALDPEMVGEVLKMMKDLAKSGMTMIVVTHEMSFAREVANRVLFFADGYVKEDGSPEEIFDNPKDSRLKEFLSALKK
- a CDS encoding ABC transporter substrate-binding protein/permease; this encodes MMRKILLPIFLAFYALVLVSCESKQAVIPNKVHSINDLGHKKVGVQIGNTADIYASDFGGDTAKIDVDRYTKLADAVQALLQGKIDAVMSDDQPAKAFVRQNPSLRILEEVFVEEMYAGVVAKGNEALLDTVNQALAQMKLDGTYDSLFNTYINRSGNYHYQKKVTEGPKLVLSTNAQFPPYEYYENAKITGFDIEVVNYIADFMNRTVEIQDIEFDAIINAVSSGKADVGFAGFTVTEERKKSINFTTPYTLSKIVVIVRGDEAVQSEESFADHLHKNFVKDSRWKFIATGLCNTLIISFFAALLGILIGFVIAQIHTSNEFNGRHKVLNGIARVYLAVIRGTPMMIQLLIIYYIVFSSVNVNKILVAIVAFGVNSGAYVSEIIRSGIKGVDPGQIEAGRSLGLKFRTILYSIVYPQAFKNSLPALTNEFISLIKETSICGYIGLTDLTRGGDIIRSMTYEAMLPLLAVAAIYFILVAGLSSCVAKLEKRLKKNER